Proteins encoded by one window of Teretinema zuelzerae:
- a CDS encoding glycosyltransferase, with protein MNAGGAERVIANVANILSCNHQITLKVLYKNKMGSFYTISNNIAIKYITNVEPPLKDEISYNIRLSNFIKLLKLYLYYIKVLIQKYLKSILYIIKEDSDIIISDRIFFSKLFSCFAPQKVIKIGQEHNHHNDDIRYIKKVIKACRNIDYLMPASQSLSDYYSKIILKTKIKYIPHSLSYFPSNRASLINKQFLTVGRLVQGKGVDDLIDLFYVITQIDNECKLVIIGDGPDKKRLLEKVDFYKLKEHIIFTGNLDYQKVCDYYFSSSLYLSCSWTESFGLTFLEAASFGLPSICYDSAQGASEIIRDSVDGFLIPNRNQSEYISKVLLLLNNYDLRVSFGCQAYNKANNYTEDKVKLMWYDFIKELECKLNDIL; from the coding sequence ATGAATGCAGGTGGTGCTGAAAGAGTTATTGCAAATGTAGCTAATATTTTATCTTGCAATCATCAAATAACTCTTAAAGTATTATATAAGAATAAAATGGGTTCATTTTATACAATCTCGAATAATATAGCTATTAAATATATTACTAATGTTGAGCCTCCATTAAAAGATGAAATATCTTATAATATTAGATTATCAAACTTTATTAAATTACTGAAATTGTATTTATATTATATAAAAGTATTAATTCAAAAATACTTAAAATCTATTTTATATATAATTAAGGAAGACTCCGATATTATCATTTCAGATCGTATTTTCTTCTCAAAATTATTTTCCTGCTTTGCTCCTCAAAAGGTCATTAAGATTGGACAGGAACATAATCATCATAATGATGATATACGATACATAAAAAAAGTAATAAAGGCCTGTAGGAATATTGATTATTTAATGCCTGCTTCACAATCTTTATCTGATTATTATTCTAAAATAATATTGAAGACCAAAATAAAATATATACCACATTCATTAAGTTATTTTCCAAGTAATAGAGCGTCTTTGATTAATAAACAATTTCTTACTGTGGGTAGACTTGTTCAAGGAAAAGGTGTCGATGACCTCATTGATTTATTTTATGTAATTACACAGATTGATAATGAATGTAAATTAGTAATAATTGGTGATGGTCCTGATAAAAAACGGTTGCTAGAAAAAGTAGATTTTTATAAGTTAAAAGAACACATTATTTTTACTGGTAATCTAGATTATCAAAAAGTGTGTGATTATTATTTTAGCTCGAGCCTTTATCTATCATGTTCATGGACAGAATCGTTTGGCTTAACATTCCTGGAGGCTGCTTCATTCGGTCTCCCTTCAATATGTTATGATTCAGCACAAGGGGCTTCTGAAATTATTCGTGATTCAGTTGATGGATTTCTAATACCAAATAGAAATCAGAGTGAATATATAAGCAAAGTATTATTGTTACTAAATAATTATGATTTAAGGGTTTCTTTTGGGTGTCAGGCATATAATAAAGCAAATAACTATACAGAAGATAAAGTGAAACTAATGTGGTATGATTTTATTAAAGAATTGGAGTGTAAATTAAATGATATTTTGTAA